In Canis lupus familiaris isolate Mischka breed German Shepherd chromosome 9, alternate assembly UU_Cfam_GSD_1.0, whole genome shotgun sequence, a single window of DNA contains:
- the SECTM1 gene encoding secreted and transmembrane protein 1: MLTLTFPLLALPLLWTILPATSLSVQSGIWDDPSCTKGMVSVSRGERAVMACNISNDFRGVVIYLGAHRKGQPLFHVRRPGYFSRAGWHLHVQGGTAQLVIDDANDTQAGCYTWHLQGRQRNVRVTMLNVSEAEPQDLKETGHLLFASSRDPDMDTPHLPRARDQLNVVVVVISVIVFLALLLVSMSTCTKSIFPRPYAFWKYEAPRV; the protein is encoded by the exons ATGCTGACCTTGACATTCCCCCTTCTGGCTCTCCCCCTTCTCTGGACCATCCTCCCGGCCACCTCCCTGAGTGTTCAGAGTGGAA TTTGGGACGACCCCAGCTGCACCAAAGGCATGGTTTCCGTGTCCAGAGGGGAGCGTGCTGTGATGGCCTGCAACATCTCCAACGACTTCCGGGGCGTCGTCATCTACCTGGGTGCCCACAGGAAGGGCCAGCCCCTCTTCCACGTCAGGCGTCCAGGATACTTCAGCCGGGCCGGGTGGCACCTCCACGTCCAGGGAGGCACGGCGCAGCTGGTGATCGACGATGCGAATGACACCCAGGCGGGGTGCTACACGTGGCATCTCCAGGGCCGGCAGAGAAATGTCAGAGTCACCATGCTGAACGTCTCAG AGGCAGAGCCCCAAGATCTGAAGGAGACAGGACATCTGCTGTTTGCTTCTTCGCGCG ACCCGGACATGGACACGCCACACCTGCCCAGGGCCAGAGACCAGCTCAACGTGGTCGTTGTGGTCATTAGCGTCATTGTCTTCCTGGCTCTCCTGCTGGTCAGCATGTCCACCTGCACCAAAAGCATATTTCCCCGCCCCTATGCCTTCTGGAAGTACGAGGCCCCCCGGGTCTGA
- the CD7 gene encoding T-cell antigen CD7 encodes MAVSRAPELPLLPGLLTLPCMLLRALAIPEVWQSPHYMVALEGSSVNITCSASGVLLGVYLRRSWPEPTNVIYYEDEKEPTVDEQFQGRIAFSGLQHNLTVTVGGLQLSDNGAYVCQAVTMDAEVQGSGTLLVVTDKAAGTYQETRLVSAVCPVLAISFFLIGLGIGAVCALRTQVKKLCCRKDKSSVYVVYEDMSYSCRNRMSAPNEYQ; translated from the exons ATGGCGGTGAGCAGGGCCCCAGAGCTCCCACTGCTCCCTGGGCTCCTCACACTCCCCTGTATGCTGCTCCGGGCTCTGGCCATCCCAG AGGTGTGGCAGTCGCCCCACTACATGGTGGCCCTGGAGGGGAGCTCTGTCAACATCACCTGCTCCGCCAGTGGGGTCCTGTTGGGGGTGTACCTGAGGCGCAGCTGGCCGGAGCCTACCAACGTGATTTACTATGAAGACGAGAAGGAGCCCACAGTAGACGAGCAGTTTCAGGGTCGCATTGCCTTCTCGGGGCTGCAGCACAACCTGACCGTCACCGTGGGCGGCCTGCAGCTGTCTGACAATGGCGCCTATGTGTGCCAGGCCGTCACGATGGACGCCGAAGTCCAAGGCTCTGGCACCTTGCTGGTGGTGACAG ACAAAGCAGCGGGCACGTACCAGGAAACTCGGCTGGTCTCTGCCGTCTGTCCGGTCCTGGCTATAAGCTTCTTCCTCATCGGGCTGGGGATAGGGGCCGTGTGCGCGCTGAGGACGCAG GTCAAGAAACTCTGCTGCAGGAAGGATAAGAGCTCAGTCTATGTGGTGTACGAGGACATGTCCTACAGCTGCCGAAACAGGATGTCGGCCCCCAACGAGTACCAGTGA